A window of Littorina saxatilis isolate snail1 linkage group LG7, US_GU_Lsax_2.0, whole genome shotgun sequence contains these coding sequences:
- the LOC138971636 gene encoding uncharacterized protein: protein MAAAEARMEVEEKAEGKEKEKEPMAGDQILQIPMSKLDLDDFISSVVQKLVPDDVDAANRRPLLAASVKISKAERKAKDITKTLNHSLEKVEKYLQEMKTEEKEIEDEITRKEKMLMGSFEVIDDDSDDDVTITGSSFEPSKAKIAPANPGLVQQQPPAARQPQQAQTVQGSFTVMPGTASPTLANMRAALTNTLNKRAGQMQIAPTKARFIHTVDKEYTLPTWPEIGFGSRVLAKKFNDIWYPGMVTDLSKPEASTHAGEASSVWFFSSFIDCNSHVHLDLA, encoded by the exons ATGGCGGCGGCAGAAGCGAGGATGGAGGTGGAAGAGAAAGCGGAAggaaaggagaaagagaaagaaccaATGGCAGGGGACCAGATTCTGCAGATCCCCATGTCCAAGCTGGACCTGGATGACTTCATCTCGTCCGTTGTGCAGAAGCTGGTTCCTGACGATGTGGATGCTGCCAACAGGCGTCCGCTGCTGGCCGCGTCCGTCAAGATCTCCAAAGCTGAGA GAAAGGCAAAGGACATCACAAAGACCTTGAATCATTCCCTGGAAAAAGTGGAGAAATATCTCCAGGAGATGAAGACGGAAGAAAAGGAGATTGAAGATGA AATAACTAGGAAGGAAAAGATGTTGATGGGGAGCTTCGAGGTCATTGATGATGACAGTGACGATGATGTGACAATCACAGGCTCCAGTTTTGAGCCAAGCAAAGCAAAGATAGCACCGGCTAA CCCAGGACTAGTGCAGCAGCAGCCCCCAGCAGCCAGGCAGCCCCAGCAAGCCCAGACTGTGCAGGGTAGCTTTACGGTCATGCCAGGGACCGCCTCCCCGACGCTGGCAAACATGCGAGCAGCCTTGACCAACACACTCAACAAACGGGCTGGTCAG ATGCAAATAGCTCCGACAAAAGCAAGATTCATACATACTGTGGACAAAGAATACACGCTGCCCACTTG GCCAGAGATAGGGTTTGGCTCCAGGGTGCTTGCAAAGAAGTTCAACGACATCTGGTACCCTGGTATGGTCACAGATTTATCAAAACCTGAGGCCTCTACACATGCAGGGGAGGCAAGTtctgtttggtttttttcttccttcATTGACTGCAACTCCCATGTGCACTTGGATTTGgcatga